One genomic window of Entelurus aequoreus isolate RoL-2023_Sb linkage group LG07, RoL_Eaeq_v1.1, whole genome shotgun sequence includes the following:
- the LOC133653926 gene encoding uncharacterized protein K02A2.6-like has product MAGVIGSIGPFDENVEQWSSYTERFDYFVAANGIDDGKIVPTFLSVIGPKTFTLLRSILQPEKPGSKTYKNIVDILTKHFSPKPLVIAERFRFHRRHQEEGESVTMFMAALRKLAEHCEFGDTLSDALRDRLVCGLANEAAQKRLLTESDLTLEKAINISVSMEMASREAQQLHVKVHKLSINQDVQGPCFRCGKSGHLASACWCKDMDCHKCGKRGHVERACRYKKSKEDGSKTGNKVKSAHYKKKRQVHTVKYEKESNSDSSEEDMSTTVNTIRVMNVGESSDGFWAKAKLEGHSIKMQIDTGSRASLVSYKIYRKHMRHLPLRPADTVFRAYTGHTVHMKGMTDVLVQCNDQTVRLPVYITQGDYAAIMGRVWLKAIHLNWQEVRKMSDSSTQLQMILEKHKEVFRDELGCMENITVKLHVKPDTKPVFLRARPVPYAIRSKVETDLDALVKNGVLEPVTTSEWATPIVPVQKKNGGIRTCGDFKVTVNPALIAEQYPLPLIDDLFAGLSGGQKFSKIDLNQAYLQMQVDEQSREMLTINTHKGLFRYCRLPFGITSAPALFQRAMDQILCGLAGVQCYLDDILCTGANDEDHLHNLDATLQRLREYGLRVRKKKCDFFQSSVEYLGHVIDAKGLHTAPSKVTAIVEAPPPQNISQLRSFLGLLNYYGRFIPNLASLLQPLHELLRQDKTWKWTASCQEAFEKAKGALTTSEVLTHFNPSLQIQLACDASPYGVGAVLSHILPNGEEKPIAFASRTLNKAESNYAQIEREALSIVFGVRKFHQYLYGRKFTLLTDHRPLTTILGPHTGIPSLAASRLQRWALLLSAHAYDIKYRKSDSHCNADGLSRLPLPVTKPDSKTEDIFYFREVEKAPVSAVQIKKVTRNDPELSEVMDIVVKGRPAGDTVRLKPYMGRRLELSVQSGCLLWGRRVIIPLSLREKMLQQLHAGHSGIVKMKEIARSYFWWPGMDKQIEEMATSCSACHKTRNNPPLAPLHPWEYPQEPWQRVHIDFAGPVEDRMFLVAIDAHSKWPEVAIMRSTTTERTIERLGEMFCRFGSPVQLVSDNGPQLVSHEMSAFLQANGVQHVTSAPYHPATNGLAERFVQTLKRALKASQGQGTLHQRLHTFLLNYRNTPHSTTKASPASLMFKRDLRTTFDLLKPSAVKDTVRGQQEKQIQRRERQAKNRVFTAGETVLARNYSGEPKWVPATILAQTGPVSYSVQTGDSVWRRHADQLLSASPVSAELSSKDQTDAVTNPSVPLHTQVRHPVPDTSVPAASVTPDETETHVQLSPKDGFPSVDNKTDAPAESRYPKRERRPPTRLNL; this is encoded by the coding sequence ATGGCTGGAGTTATCGGCTCGATTGGCCCCTTTGATGAGAATGTCGAGCAATGGAGCTCATACACGGAGCGCTTTGACTATTTTGTCGCAGCAAATGGAATTGATGATGGCAAGATCGTACCTACTTTTCTGAGTGTGATCGGCCCGAAGACATTTACCCTGCTTCGGAGCATCCTACAGCCAGAGAAACCAGGGAGTAAAACGTATAAAAACATTGTGGACATTTTGACCAAACATTTCTCCCCCAAACCTCTGGTAATCGCCGAAAGATTCAGATTTCACCGGCGACATCAGGAAGAGGGTGAGTCTGTCACCATGTTCATGGCAGCTTTACGTAAACTGGCCGAACACTGTGAGTTTGGTGACACACTGAGTGATGCGTTAAGAGACAGGCTTGTATGTGGACTGGCAAATGAAGCAGCACAAAAAAGATTGCTTACAGAAAGTGATCTGACTCTTGAAAAGGCCATTAATATAAGTGTGTCTATGGAAATGGCATCTAGAGAAGCACAGCAGCTGCATGTGAAAGTGCACAAACTCAGCATCAACCAAGATGTGCAAGGGCCATGCTTTCGCTGTGGTAAATCTGGCCATCTTGCATCTGCATGTTGGTGCAAGGATATGGATTGCCATAAATGTGGGAAAAGAGGCCATGTGGAGCGGGCGTGCAGATATAAAAAGAGCAAAGAGGATGGCTCAAAGACTGGAAATAAAGTGAAAAGTGCACATTACAAGAAGAAAAGACAGGTTCACACAGTCAAATATGAAAAGGAGAGTAACAGTGATTCTTCTGAGGAGGACATGTCTACCACAGTGAATACAATACGGGTAATGAATGTGGGTGAGAGCTCGGATGGTTTCTGGGCCAAAGCCAAGTTGGAAGGACATTCCATAAAGATGCAAATAGACACTGGATCGAGGGCATCATTAGTGTCTTATAAAATCTACAGGAAACACATGAGACATCTCCCTCTACGTCCTGCAGACACTGTTTTCAGAGCATACACTGGACACACGGTGCACATGAAAGGAATGACCGATGTACTGGTGCAGTGTAACGATCAGACTGTGAGACTTCCAGTCTACATCACCCAGGGAGACTACGCCGCCATAATGGGTCGGGTGTGGTTAAAGGCGATCCATCTCAACTGGCAAGAGGTGAGAAAAATGTCAGACAGTTCTACACAGCTTCAGATGATACTGGAAAAGCATAAAGAGGTCTTTCGTGATGAACTGGGCTGCAtggaaaatattacagtaaagcTACATGTCAAACCTGACACTAAACCTGTGTTTTTGAGAGCGAGACCAGTGCCGTACGCCATCAGATCAAAGGTGGAAACTGATTTGGATGCTTTGGTCAAAAATGGAGTCTTGGAGCCTGTAACGACTAGTGAGTGGGCTACACCCATCGTTCCAGTGCAAAAGAAAAATGGTGGAATCCGGACATGTGGAGACTTTAAGGTGACAGTCAACCCTGCCTTAATAGCAGAACAGTACCCACTTCCCCTGATCGATGACTTATTTGCTGGGCTGAGTGGAGGTCAAAAGTTCAGCAAAATAGATCTCAATCAGGCGTACCTGCAGATGCAGGTGGATGAACAGTCACGTGAGATGCTgactattaacacacacaaagggCTTTTCAGATACTGCAGACTGCCTTTTGGTATCACTTCTGCCCCGGCTCTGTTCCAGCGAGCTATGGACCAGATACTCTGTGGTCTAGCAGGAGTGCAGTGCTATTTGGATGACATCCTGTGTACAGGAGCAAATGATGAAGATCACCTGCATAACTTGGATGCTACACTTCAAAGATTGAGAGAGTATGGACTAAGAGTTcgcaaaaaaaaatgtgatttcttTCAATCATCTGTGGAATACCTTGGACATGTGATTGATGCTAAAGGACTTCATACAGCACCATCCAAAGTCACAGCCATCGTGGAGGCACCTCCACCTCAAAACATCAGCCAGCTGCGATCCTTTTTAGGATTATTGAACTATTACGGACGTTTTATTCCTAATCTAGCATCACTGCTACAGCCACTGCATGAGTTGTTACGCCAGGACAAGACATGGAAATGGACAGCCAGCTGTCAGGAGGCTTTTGAGAAAGCCAAGGGGGCGTTAACCACATCAGAGGTGCTGACTCACTTCAACCCATCACTccaaattcagctagcttgtgatGCATCCCCATATGGAGTGGGGGCAGTGTTATCTCACATACTGCCAAATGGTGAGGAAAAACCGATCGCTTTCGCCTCCAGAACGTTGAACAAGGCAGAGTCCAACTATGCTCAAATAGAAAGAGAGGCACTGAGCATTGTTTTCGGGGTGAGGAAATTCCACCAGTATTTATATGGGAGAAAGTTCACTCTCCTAACGGACCATCGACCTCTCACGACCATCCTGGGACCACACACTGGGATACCATCTCTCGCTGCATCAAGACTGCAGAGGTGGGCTCTGCTGCTATCTGCTCACGCTTACGACATCAAATATCGTAAGTCAGACTCCCATTGCAACGCTGACGGGTTATCCAGACTTCCTCTTCCAGTCACAAAGCCCGATTCAAAAACGGAGGACATTTTTTACTTTAGAGAGGTGGAAAAGGCACCTGTTTCAGCAGTGCAGATCAAAAAAGTGACTCGCAACGACCCAGAGCTGTCAGAGGTCATGGACATTGTTGTTAAAGGTCGACCTGCTGGTGACACTGTGCGCCTGAAACCTTATATGGGAAGGAGGTTGGAGCTTTCTGTCCAGTCGGGATGCCTGCTATGGGGGAGGCGAGTGATCATTCCACTGTCACTTCGAGAAAAAATGTTGCAACAGCTTCATGCAGGACATAGTGGAATAGTCAAGATGAAAGAAATAGCGAGAAGCTATTTTTGGTGGCCAGGCATGGACAAACAAATCGAGGAAATGGCTACATCTTGTTCAGCTTGCCACAAAACCAGAAATAACCCACCATTAGCTCCCCTGCATCCGTGGGAATATCCCCAAGAACCATGGCAGCGGGTCCACATTGACTTCGCAGGGCCAGTGGAAGACAGAATGTTTCTGGTTGCTATTGACGCACACAGCAAATGGCCTGAGGTGGCGATAATGAGATCTACCACCACAGAAAGGACCATCGAAAGGCTAGGAGAGATGTTCTGTCGGTTTGGATCTCCGGTTCAGTTAGTCTCTGACAACGGACCTCAGCTGGTGTCGCATGAAATGTCTGCATTTCTACAAGCAAATGGAGTGCAGCATGTCACCTCAGCTCCTTACCATCCTGCCACAAATGGCCTTGCTGAAAGGTTCGTTCAGACTCTGAAACGTGCACTGAAAGCATCACAAGGACAAGGAACATTACACCAAAGACTACATACTTTTCTACTGAACTACAGAAACACTCCTCACAGCACTACAAAGGCATCTCCTGCAAGCCTAATGTTCAAGAGAGACCTGCGTACGACCTTTGACCTGTTGAAGCCCTCAGCAGTAAAAGACACAGTTCGAGGCCAACAGGAAAAACAGATACAACGCAGGGAACGACAGGCGAAGAACAGAGTCTTCACAGCAGGCGAGACTGTGTTAGCGAGGAACTACAGTGGAGAACCTAAATGGGTTCCTGCTACTATCCTTGCTCAGACTGGACCAGTCTCCTACTCCGTTCAGACAGGTGACAGTGTCTGGAGGAGACATGCTGATCAGCTCCTGTCTGCGTCACCAGTGTCAGCAGAGCTGTCCTCGAAAGATCAGACAGATGCAGTGACCAACCCTTCAGTTCCTCTCCACACCCAAGTAAGACATCCAGTGCCAGATACATCTGTTCCAGCTGCAAGTGTGACTCCAGATGAGACTGAGACACATGTGCAGTTGAGCCCTAAAGACGGTTTTCCGTCAGTGGACAATAAGACTGATGCCCCTGCAGAGAGCAGGTATCCTAAAAGAGAGCGGCGACCCCCTACACGCTTGAATCTTTAG